ACGGTAGACGGAGCGACACGGATCTCGAGAAACGGCTTTCCGTCCTTCTCATGTAGGTCGACACGAGGCATCAGTCCCAGCTTATCCCGGATTTTGTTCGGCAGGTCCTCCAGAAGCTTCTCTGCATCTGCAAGCCCAATGATATTACCTTCATCGTCCTTGCCCAAAACCAAGGTTCCACCCTCGGCGTTGGCGAAGCCGCAGATCCACTTCAAATAGTCGTCATGCCACGACGCCTTCCATTCTATACGTTGGCTTTCGGGCATTATTCGATTTTGGAAAACGCCCAACCCTTATGGTTAGCATGAATCCTCTTAACTAGCTTATTTTCAATAGATTCCATGGTTTAGGGATGCCTTAAATTTTCACAAATTGCACGGTCATTTTGTGAAGTTATTTTAGGACGTGGATTCTCACCCTTCGCCCCTACCTCCATCAACAGAGATCACCAAAAAATCTATCGCCTGCGGGTCCCAATCTTGTACAGAGTCAAGACCTGACGTCCTTTGGTTCCTCTGACGTCCTTTGGTTCCTCACCCCTTTAGTTGTCCCTTACGCGTTAGTTTCGAGAGATAGGGTCGATGTCAATATATCATATTAGGTCGGCCGAGATAAGAGTCGAATCTTCGATACTCGGTATGTATTGGATTCCTTTTGACTCCGTTTAGATTATAACTTGTGCTGTATTGAAGGCGTTTGAAACCTTTGGGTCATCAATATGAAACAAAACACTCCAATCAAAATCCTAACTCCTTATCGTGTGCTCACCCATGAGAATTGGCCGGGTGAAACGCCCGTTGAATTCCATTATGCTGACGATGAGGCCGGGATGGCGGCTAAAATGCCAGAAGTCGATGTTGTCCTCAGCATGTATTTTACAAAAGCAATGGGTGCCATGGCAGGCCCTCTCAAGCTGGTGCAATGCGCTGGCATCGGTTTCGACAAGATCGATCGTGACGCCGTGCCTGAGGATTGCCCTATCGCCAACGTGTCCGAGCACGACAATGCAATAGCAGAATGGGTATTGATGGTTATGCTGGCAATGGAAAGAGAGATGATCCAGGCCGACCAAGCGGTGCGGTCTGGCAACTGGGACAGACTCTTCGAAACGACGCAATGGTCGATGGAATTGCGACAACGGACGCTAGCGATTATTGGGCTCGGGCAAATTGGTCGCAGAACTGCTGAACTTGCTAAGGTGTTTGGGATGCGTCTCATTGCCGCAACGCGAACCATTCCATCAGACGGTGAAGCGACCCAGCTTGGTTTGGACGCAATTAATGGCATGGATGACCTCGATAGGGTGCTAGAACAGGCTGACTTTGTTATGTTATCACTTCCTCTAAATAAATCAACCGAAGGGTTAATTGGGGAGCACGAGTTGGCTTTGATGAAGCCGACTGCCTGCTTGATCAATGTAGCACGTGCAAAAGTGGTTGTCGAAGAAGCGCTCTTTGATGCGCTGCAACGCAAGCAAATTAAGGCAGCAGCCCTTGACGTGTGGTACAACGAGCCGGACGGTCCGGGCGAAATGACAATGCCCGCGTCATGCCCGTTTTGGAAGTTAGACAATGTGATTATGGCACCCCATGCATCTAGTCTGACCACGGGTATGTTAGCGCGGAAGCTTCAATTCATGGCACAGAATATCGATCGCCTGGCTCGTGGTGAGAAGCTGAAAAATATCATTGCCTAGCTAGTGGGTGCGAAAGGGTTATTCCTTGAACCGTGAAAAACTCTTGTATCCAGAAACGAGTTACAAGTATCTAGAAACTATCGATAAAGCCGGAATGAAGTAAGGGATCTGCTCCTCTCCCTTCTGCTCCTCTCTCAACTTGCAGGTAATGTTAGCCTTTGGCGGGGTGTCGTCTTCGACTTGGTAGCGTTTGATCCCTTCGACCACCCCAGCGCAAAAAACCGGGCGACCCATAAATCCAGCTTTTGAATGACTCCTAAGCTGGTGGAGACCTAACGTATTTGGTAATTATATACACGACCATCGACACTGAAATCCGCTCTCCAAAAAAACTGGAACTGGGCGATAA
This portion of the Verrucomicrobiota bacterium genome encodes:
- a CDS encoding 2-hydroxyacid dehydrogenase, giving the protein MKQNTPIKILTPYRVLTHENWPGETPVEFHYADDEAGMAAKMPEVDVVLSMYFTKAMGAMAGPLKLVQCAGIGFDKIDRDAVPEDCPIANVSEHDNAIAEWVLMVMLAMEREMIQADQAVRSGNWDRLFETTQWSMELRQRTLAIIGLGQIGRRTAELAKVFGMRLIAATRTIPSDGEATQLGLDAINGMDDLDRVLEQADFVMLSLPLNKSTEGLIGEHELALMKPTACLINVARAKVVVEEALFDALQRKQIKAAALDVWYNEPDGPGEMTMPASCPFWKLDNVIMAPHASSLTTGMLARKLQFMAQNIDRLARGEKLKNIIA